The nucleotide sequence TCGATAGTTGCAGGTGATGTAAAAATGGTAAAAGTATTATTTGTTTGCTTGGGGAATATTTGTCGATCGCCTATGGCCGAGGCCATATTCCACGATTTGGTGACGAAGAAAGGATTAGAAGAAAAATTCGTGATCGATTCGGCAGGAACAGGAGATTATCATATCGGTGAACCCCCGCATGAAGGGACTGTGGAGAAGTTAAGCGAGTATGACATTTCTACGAACGGTATGGTTGGTCGCCAAGTTTCAGAGGAAGATTTTCTACATTTTGATTATTTAATTGCTATGGATGACGATAACTTGAGTGAGCTAAAAAAGCTTGCTTCAGGTGAATCAGAACCAGCTATTAAAAAGTTGCTCGATTATATGCCAGAGCACCCTACTCGAAATGTTCCAGACCCATATTTTACTGGAGATTTCGACGAAACATATGAGTTACTTTCAGAGGCTTGTAAGTTATTGCTTGATGAAATCAGAAGAATAGAAGAAGTATAAAGGAGAGGAAATAACATGCAATTTCAAACATGGAAAAAAGGTCTAGTATTTGGAGCACTCGTAGGATTTCTCCTAACATTATTCAAACGTGAGGAAAGAGAAGAAGTAAGAAA is from Halalkalibacillus sediminis and encodes:
- a CDS encoding low molecular weight protein-tyrosine-phosphatase encodes the protein MVKVLFVCLGNICRSPMAEAIFHDLVTKKGLEEKFVIDSAGTGDYHIGEPPHEGTVEKLSEYDISTNGMVGRQVSEEDFLHFDYLIAMDDDNLSELKKLASGESEPAIKKLLDYMPEHPTRNVPDPYFTGDFDETYELLSEACKLLLDEIRRIEEV